The Cervus canadensis isolate Bull #8, Minnesota chromosome 29, ASM1932006v1, whole genome shotgun sequence genome includes a window with the following:
- the C29H11orf68 gene encoding UPF0696 protein C11orf68 homolog isoform X2 → MEPGEELEEEDSPGGREDGFTAEHLAAEAMAADMDPWLVFDARTTPATELDAWLAKYPPSQVTRYGDPGSPNSEPVGWIAAYGQGYIPNSGDVQGLQAAWEALQTSGRPITPGTLRQLAITHQVLSGKWLIHLAPGFKLDHAWAGIARAVVDGRLQVAKVSPRAKEGGRQVICVYTDDFTDRLGVLEADAAIRAAGVKCLLTYKPDVYTYLGIYRANRWHLCPTLYESRFQLGGSARGSRVLDRANNVELT, encoded by the coding sequence ATGGAACCAGGTGaggagctggaggaagaggaCTCTCCAGGTGGTCGTGAAGATGGCTTCACTGCTGAGCACCTGGCTGCGGAGGCCATGGCAGCCGACATGGACCCCTGGCTGGTGTTTGATGCCCGCACGACACCTGCCACAGAGCTGGATGCCTGGTTGGCCAAGTACCCGCCATCCCAAGTTACCCGCTATGGGGACCCTGGCTCACCCAACTCTGAGCCCGTGGGCTGGATTGCAGCGTACGGGCAGGGCTACATCCCCAACTCGGGTGATGTGCAGGGCCTGCAGGCCGCCTGGGAAGCTCTGCAGACCAGTGGGCGGCCCATAACGCCTGGTACCCTGCGCCAGCTGGCCATCACCCACCAGGTGCTGTCTGGCAAATGGCTAATACACCTGGCACCTGGCTTCAAGCTGGACCACGCCTGGGCTGGCATTGCTCGGGCCGTGGTCGACGGCCGGCTGCAGGTGGCCAAGGTGAGCCCACGGGCCAAGGAGGGAGGGCGGCAGGTCATCTGTGTTTATACGGACGACTTCACGGACCGCTTGGGTGTTCTGGAGGCAGATGCAGCCATCCGTGCGGCAGGTGTGAAGTGTCTGCTTACCTACAAGCCTGACGTCTACACCTACCTGGGCATCTACCGGGCCAACCGCTGGCACCTCTGCCCCACTCTCTATGAGAGCCGTTTCCAGCTGGGGGGCAGTGCCCGTGGCTCCCGTGTGCTGGACCGTGCCAACAATGTGGAACTGACCTAA
- the C29H11orf68 gene encoding UPF0696 protein C11orf68 homolog isoform X1 gives MAAAAAAVAGAGRGGGGGAEPRQERSRARGWAGAERSEGRRMEPGEELEEEDSPGGREDGFTAEHLAAEAMAADMDPWLVFDARTTPATELDAWLAKYPPSQVTRYGDPGSPNSEPVGWIAAYGQGYIPNSGDVQGLQAAWEALQTSGRPITPGTLRQLAITHQVLSGKWLIHLAPGFKLDHAWAGIARAVVDGRLQVAKVSPRAKEGGRQVICVYTDDFTDRLGVLEADAAIRAAGVKCLLTYKPDVYTYLGIYRANRWHLCPTLYESRFQLGGSARGSRVLDRANNVELT, from the exons atggcggcggcggcggcagccgtggcgggggcggggcgcggcggtggcggcggcgcaGAGCCCCGGCAGGAACGGAGCCGGGCCCGGGGCTGGGCGGGCGCCGAGCGCAGCGAAGGCCGGAG GATGGAACCAGGTGaggagctggaggaagaggaCTCTCCAGGTGGTCGTGAAGATGGCTTCACTGCTGAGCACCTGGCTGCGGAGGCCATGGCAGCCGACATGGACCCCTGGCTGGTGTTTGATGCCCGCACGACACCTGCCACAGAGCTGGATGCCTGGTTGGCCAAGTACCCGCCATCCCAAGTTACCCGCTATGGGGACCCTGGCTCACCCAACTCTGAGCCCGTGGGCTGGATTGCAGCGTACGGGCAGGGCTACATCCCCAACTCGGGTGATGTGCAGGGCCTGCAGGCCGCCTGGGAAGCTCTGCAGACCAGTGGGCGGCCCATAACGCCTGGTACCCTGCGCCAGCTGGCCATCACCCACCAGGTGCTGTCTGGCAAATGGCTAATACACCTGGCACCTGGCTTCAAGCTGGACCACGCCTGGGCTGGCATTGCTCGGGCCGTGGTCGACGGCCGGCTGCAGGTGGCCAAGGTGAGCCCACGGGCCAAGGAGGGAGGGCGGCAGGTCATCTGTGTTTATACGGACGACTTCACGGACCGCTTGGGTGTTCTGGAGGCAGATGCAGCCATCCGTGCGGCAGGTGTGAAGTGTCTGCTTACCTACAAGCCTGACGTCTACACCTACCTGGGCATCTACCGGGCCAACCGCTGGCACCTCTGCCCCACTCTCTATGAGAGCCGTTTCCAGCTGGGGGGCAGTGCCCGTGGCTCCCGTGTGCTGGACCGTGCCAACAATGTGGAACTGACCTAA
- the DRAP1 gene encoding dr1-associated corepressor: MPSKKKKYNARFPPARIKKIMQTDEEIGKVAAAVPVIISRALELFLESLLKKACQVTQSRNAKTMTTSHLKQCIELEQQFDFLKDLVASVPDMQGDGEDNHMDGDKGPRRGRKPGSSGRKNGGMGSKGKDKKLSGTDSEQEDESEDTDSDGEEETPQVPPQASHPPAHFQSAPTPFMPFTPTLPLPPAPPGPSAPDAEEEEDYDS, translated from the exons ATGCCGAGCAAGAAGAAGAAGTACAACGCGCGGTTCCCGCCG gcgcGAATCAAGAAGATCATGCAGACGGATGAAGAGATTGGGAAGGTGGCGGCGGCCGTGCCTGTCATCATCT CTCGGGCGCTCGAGCTTTTCTTGGAGTCACTGTTGAAGAAAGCTTGCCAAGTGACCCAGTCCCGAAACGCCAAGACCATGACCACATCCCACCT GAAGCAGTGCATTGAGCTGGAGCAGCAGTTTGACTTCTTGAAGGACCTGGTGGCATCTGTGCCTGACATGCAGGGGGATGGAGAAGACAACCACATGGATGGGGACAAGGGTCCCCGCAG GGGCCGGAAGCCAGGCAGCAGTGGCCGGAAGAACGGTGGGATGGGAAGCAAAGGCAAGGACAAGAAGCTGTCAGGGACAGACTCCGAGCAGGAG GATGAGTCTGAGGATACAGACAGTGACGGAGAAGAGGAGACACCACAGGTTCCGCCCCAGGCCAGCCACCCCCCTGCCCACTTTCAGAG CGCCCCGACACCCTTCATGCCCTTCACCCCGACTCTGCCTCTGCCCCCAGCACCCCCGGGCCCCTCAGCACCTGatgcagaggaagaagaggattATGACTCCTAG
- the LOC122431032 gene encoding testis-specific protein 10-interacting protein isoform X2, translating into MGQDTNMLNAHQQLVRTSSGRPGQDARQQAPGTATGLLKLLSSTHHTEQKQRSRSAGQTPKKDRRLRGRNKKGQSSAEAEDLVPSLPRKPSFPFQWAWESFTTDGRVLHQPSSVSAPGHQALPLPPAVHHHKSRHKSTAALREAHGFCWKTDRPNLERRQQLRSSSCTSIPPGRGTSQELEPPGEAGLQSPRKSSRSGSEPEESEPEDPGAEEAERGLIPGELPQLPRRGLILEEEQFSEATEEAEDGEHQAPPRRRTSSRRKGRNSGEEAWDESEVRCLGSVSSSTSLRGPQRRKPRAKELEGPWDLEKLQRQLQQELDCGPEKQPWKSLRAAVQASNWSKKAHTLGDDETFLFANFPTRTFHKRQEATRNLLRAWERQQQEERQQAEVRRAREQRVQHQVARCLAAYAPRGSRGPGAAQRKLEELRRQERQRFVEYQAELQGIQHRVQARPYLFQQAMQANARLNVTRRFSQVLSALGLDEEQLLAEAGKGDMEGTPRKHRSHRSVGARMEPSSQSPPKMEPTGSQAGQHFAPNPDQELNP; encoded by the exons atggggcaaGACACCAATATGCTAAACGCCCACCAACAGTTGGTCAGGACTTCTTCCGGGAGACCTGGGCAAGACGCACGGCAGCAGGCTCCGGGGACGGCCACAGGTCTGCTCAAGCTCCTCTCAAGCACCCACCACACTGAGCAG AAGCAGAGGTCTCGGAGTGCGGGGCAGACACCAAAGAAGGACCGGAGGCTCAGAGGCCGGAACAAGAAAGGGCAAAGCTCTGCGGAAGCTGAGGA TCTCGTTCCCTCTCTTCCTCGGAAACCCTCCTTCCCCTTCCAGTGGGCCTGGGAGAGCTTCACCACAGATGGCCGGGTCCTGCATCAGCCGAGCTCCGTCTCGGCCCCTGGCCACCAGGCCCTGCCCTTGCCCCCGGCGGTCCATCACCACAAGTCCCGGCACAAGTCCACGGCCGCCCTCCGGGAGGCCCACGGCTTCTGCTGGAAGACAGACAGGCCGAACCTGGAGAGGAGACAGCAGCTCAGGTCCAGCAGCTGCACCTCCATCCCTCCGGGCAGGGGGACGAGCCAGGAGCTGGAGCCGCCCGGGGAGGCAGGCCTGCAGTCGCCCAGGAAGTCCTCAAGGTCCGGGTCGGAGCCCGAGGAGTCTGAGCCAGAAGACCCGGGGGCCGAGGAGGCCGAGAGGGGTCTGATTCCAGGGGAACTGCCCCAGCTCCCCAGGAGGGGGTTGATCTTGGAGGAGGAACAGTTTTCAGAGGCCACAGAGGAGGCCGAGGACGGGGAACACCAGGCCCCCCCGAGAAGGAGAACCAGTTCTCGAAGAAAGGGGCGGAATTCTGGTGAGGAGGCCTGGGATGAGAGTGAAGTGCGGTGCCTGGGGAGCGTTTCCAGCTCCACCAGCCTCCGAGGACCACAGAGGAGGAAGCCAAGGGCCAAGGAGCTGGAAGGGCCGTGGGACCTGGAGAAGCTACAGAGGCAGCTGCAGCAGGAGTTGGACTGTG GCCCAGAGAAACAACCTTGGAAGTCTTTGCGGGCTGCTGTTCAGGCCTCCAACTGGAGCAAGAAGGCCCACACCTTGGGAGATGATGAGACTTTTCTGTTTGCAAACTTCCCTACCCGCACCTTCCACAAACGACAGGAGGCTACCAG AAACCTGCTGCGGGCCTGGGAGCGGCAGCAGCAGGAAGAGCGGCAGCAGGCCGAGGTGCGGCGGGCCCGGGAGCAGCGAGTACAGCATCAGGTGGCTCGTTGCCTGGCAGCCTACGCGCCCAGAGGGAGCCGGGGGCCGGGGGCTGCCCAGCGCAAGCTGGAGGAGTTGAG GCGCCAGGAGCGACAGCGCTTTGTTGAGTACCAGGCAGAGCTGCAAGGCATCCAGCACCGGGTGCAGGCCCGGCCCTACCTGTTCCAGCAGGCCATGCAG GCCAACGCCCGGCTCAACGTGACCCGCCGCTTCTCCCAGGTGCTGTCGGCGCTGGGACTGGATGAGGAGCAGCTGCTGGCCGAGGCGGGCAAAGGGGACATGGAGGGCACCCCCAGGAAGCACAG GAGCCACAGGTCAGTGGGGGCGAGAATGGAGCCCTCATCTCAGAGCCCCCCAAAGATGGAACCCACTGGCAGCCAGGCTGGCCAGCACTTCGCCCCAAATCCAGACCAAGAGTTGAATCcctga
- the LOC122431032 gene encoding testis-specific protein 10-interacting protein isoform X1 yields the protein MGQDTNMLNAHQQLVRTSSGRPGQDARQQAPGTATGLLKLLSSTHHTEQRSLGSSDGVIHTQKQRSRSAGQTPKKDRRLRGRNKKGQSSAEAEDLVPSLPRKPSFPFQWAWESFTTDGRVLHQPSSVSAPGHQALPLPPAVHHHKSRHKSTAALREAHGFCWKTDRPNLERRQQLRSSSCTSIPPGRGTSQELEPPGEAGLQSPRKSSRSGSEPEESEPEDPGAEEAERGLIPGELPQLPRRGLILEEEQFSEATEEAEDGEHQAPPRRRTSSRRKGRNSGEEAWDESEVRCLGSVSSSTSLRGPQRRKPRAKELEGPWDLEKLQRQLQQELDCGPEKQPWKSLRAAVQASNWSKKAHTLGDDETFLFANFPTRTFHKRQEATRNLLRAWERQQQEERQQAEVRRAREQRVQHQVARCLAAYAPRGSRGPGAAQRKLEELRRQERQRFVEYQAELQGIQHRVQARPYLFQQAMQANARLNVTRRFSQVLSALGLDEEQLLAEAGKGDMEGTPRKHRSHRSVGARMEPSSQSPPKMEPTGSQAGQHFAPNPDQELNP from the exons atggggcaaGACACCAATATGCTAAACGCCCACCAACAGTTGGTCAGGACTTCTTCCGGGAGACCTGGGCAAGACGCACGGCAGCAGGCTCCGGGGACGGCCACAGGTCTGCTCAAGCTCCTCTCAAGCACCCACCACACTGAGCAG AGGAGTCTTGGGAGCAGTGATGGTGTTATCCACACCCAGAAGCAGAGGTCTCGGAGTGCGGGGCAGACACCAAAGAAGGACCGGAGGCTCAGAGGCCGGAACAAGAAAGGGCAAAGCTCTGCGGAAGCTGAGGA TCTCGTTCCCTCTCTTCCTCGGAAACCCTCCTTCCCCTTCCAGTGGGCCTGGGAGAGCTTCACCACAGATGGCCGGGTCCTGCATCAGCCGAGCTCCGTCTCGGCCCCTGGCCACCAGGCCCTGCCCTTGCCCCCGGCGGTCCATCACCACAAGTCCCGGCACAAGTCCACGGCCGCCCTCCGGGAGGCCCACGGCTTCTGCTGGAAGACAGACAGGCCGAACCTGGAGAGGAGACAGCAGCTCAGGTCCAGCAGCTGCACCTCCATCCCTCCGGGCAGGGGGACGAGCCAGGAGCTGGAGCCGCCCGGGGAGGCAGGCCTGCAGTCGCCCAGGAAGTCCTCAAGGTCCGGGTCGGAGCCCGAGGAGTCTGAGCCAGAAGACCCGGGGGCCGAGGAGGCCGAGAGGGGTCTGATTCCAGGGGAACTGCCCCAGCTCCCCAGGAGGGGGTTGATCTTGGAGGAGGAACAGTTTTCAGAGGCCACAGAGGAGGCCGAGGACGGGGAACACCAGGCCCCCCCGAGAAGGAGAACCAGTTCTCGAAGAAAGGGGCGGAATTCTGGTGAGGAGGCCTGGGATGAGAGTGAAGTGCGGTGCCTGGGGAGCGTTTCCAGCTCCACCAGCCTCCGAGGACCACAGAGGAGGAAGCCAAGGGCCAAGGAGCTGGAAGGGCCGTGGGACCTGGAGAAGCTACAGAGGCAGCTGCAGCAGGAGTTGGACTGTG GCCCAGAGAAACAACCTTGGAAGTCTTTGCGGGCTGCTGTTCAGGCCTCCAACTGGAGCAAGAAGGCCCACACCTTGGGAGATGATGAGACTTTTCTGTTTGCAAACTTCCCTACCCGCACCTTCCACAAACGACAGGAGGCTACCAG AAACCTGCTGCGGGCCTGGGAGCGGCAGCAGCAGGAAGAGCGGCAGCAGGCCGAGGTGCGGCGGGCCCGGGAGCAGCGAGTACAGCATCAGGTGGCTCGTTGCCTGGCAGCCTACGCGCCCAGAGGGAGCCGGGGGCCGGGGGCTGCCCAGCGCAAGCTGGAGGAGTTGAG GCGCCAGGAGCGACAGCGCTTTGTTGAGTACCAGGCAGAGCTGCAAGGCATCCAGCACCGGGTGCAGGCCCGGCCCTACCTGTTCCAGCAGGCCATGCAG GCCAACGCCCGGCTCAACGTGACCCGCCGCTTCTCCCAGGTGCTGTCGGCGCTGGGACTGGATGAGGAGCAGCTGCTGGCCGAGGCGGGCAAAGGGGACATGGAGGGCACCCCCAGGAAGCACAG GAGCCACAGGTCAGTGGGGGCGAGAATGGAGCCCTCATCTCAGAGCCCCCCAAAGATGGAACCCACTGGCAGCCAGGCTGGCCAGCACTTCGCCCCAAATCCAGACCAAGAGTTGAATCcctga
- the LOC122431032 gene encoding testis-specific protein 10-interacting protein isoform X3, with protein sequence MGQDTNMLNAHQQLVRTSSGRPGQDARQQAPGTATGLLKLLSSTHHTEQRSLGSSDGVIHTQKQRSRSAGQTPKKDRRLRGRNKKGQSSAEAEDLVPSLPRKPSFPFQWAWESFTTDGRVLHQPSSVSAPGHQALPLPPAVHHHKSRHKSTAALREAHGFCWKTDRPNLERRQQLRSSSCTSIPPGRGTSQELEPPGEAGLQSPRKSSRSGSEPEESEPEDPGAEEAERGLIPGELPQLPRRGLILEEEQFSEATEEAEDGEHQAPPRRRTSSRRKGRNSGEEAWDESEVRCLGSVSSSTSLRGPQRRKPRAKELEGPWDLEKLQRQLQQELDCGPEKQPWKSLRAAVQASNWSKKAHTLGDDETFLFANFPTRTFHKRQEATRRQERQRFVEYQAELQGIQHRVQARPYLFQQAMQANARLNVTRRFSQVLSALGLDEEQLLAEAGKGDMEGTPRKHRSHRSVGARMEPSSQSPPKMEPTGSQAGQHFAPNPDQELNP encoded by the exons atggggcaaGACACCAATATGCTAAACGCCCACCAACAGTTGGTCAGGACTTCTTCCGGGAGACCTGGGCAAGACGCACGGCAGCAGGCTCCGGGGACGGCCACAGGTCTGCTCAAGCTCCTCTCAAGCACCCACCACACTGAGCAG AGGAGTCTTGGGAGCAGTGATGGTGTTATCCACACCCAGAAGCAGAGGTCTCGGAGTGCGGGGCAGACACCAAAGAAGGACCGGAGGCTCAGAGGCCGGAACAAGAAAGGGCAAAGCTCTGCGGAAGCTGAGGA TCTCGTTCCCTCTCTTCCTCGGAAACCCTCCTTCCCCTTCCAGTGGGCCTGGGAGAGCTTCACCACAGATGGCCGGGTCCTGCATCAGCCGAGCTCCGTCTCGGCCCCTGGCCACCAGGCCCTGCCCTTGCCCCCGGCGGTCCATCACCACAAGTCCCGGCACAAGTCCACGGCCGCCCTCCGGGAGGCCCACGGCTTCTGCTGGAAGACAGACAGGCCGAACCTGGAGAGGAGACAGCAGCTCAGGTCCAGCAGCTGCACCTCCATCCCTCCGGGCAGGGGGACGAGCCAGGAGCTGGAGCCGCCCGGGGAGGCAGGCCTGCAGTCGCCCAGGAAGTCCTCAAGGTCCGGGTCGGAGCCCGAGGAGTCTGAGCCAGAAGACCCGGGGGCCGAGGAGGCCGAGAGGGGTCTGATTCCAGGGGAACTGCCCCAGCTCCCCAGGAGGGGGTTGATCTTGGAGGAGGAACAGTTTTCAGAGGCCACAGAGGAGGCCGAGGACGGGGAACACCAGGCCCCCCCGAGAAGGAGAACCAGTTCTCGAAGAAAGGGGCGGAATTCTGGTGAGGAGGCCTGGGATGAGAGTGAAGTGCGGTGCCTGGGGAGCGTTTCCAGCTCCACCAGCCTCCGAGGACCACAGAGGAGGAAGCCAAGGGCCAAGGAGCTGGAAGGGCCGTGGGACCTGGAGAAGCTACAGAGGCAGCTGCAGCAGGAGTTGGACTGTG GCCCAGAGAAACAACCTTGGAAGTCTTTGCGGGCTGCTGTTCAGGCCTCCAACTGGAGCAAGAAGGCCCACACCTTGGGAGATGATGAGACTTTTCTGTTTGCAAACTTCCCTACCCGCACCTTCCACAAACGACAGGAGGCTACCAG GCGCCAGGAGCGACAGCGCTTTGTTGAGTACCAGGCAGAGCTGCAAGGCATCCAGCACCGGGTGCAGGCCCGGCCCTACCTGTTCCAGCAGGCCATGCAG GCCAACGCCCGGCTCAACGTGACCCGCCGCTTCTCCCAGGTGCTGTCGGCGCTGGGACTGGATGAGGAGCAGCTGCTGGCCGAGGCGGGCAAAGGGGACATGGAGGGCACCCCCAGGAAGCACAG GAGCCACAGGTCAGTGGGGGCGAGAATGGAGCCCTCATCTCAGAGCCCCCCAAAGATGGAACCCACTGGCAGCCAGGCTGGCCAGCACTTCGCCCCAAATCCAGACCAAGAGTTGAATCcctga